One segment of Paenibacillus pabuli DNA contains the following:
- the lspA gene encoding signal peptidase II has product MLFYFIALLVTLVDQGTKMAVRMYMEVGDMMRLGDSGMQLQHYENSGMAGSMFQGNARLFGVVAILFIAGILYYRRKGEIRGFWMQAGAGFMVGGALGNAIDRFVFAKVTDFLVFPSGRGILNLADVAINIGVVLLVIGMLIRAFQSYRAKRLRNALPKIERQ; this is encoded by the coding sequence ATGCTGTTTTATTTTATAGCATTGCTGGTTACTCTGGTGGATCAGGGAACCAAAATGGCCGTAAGGATGTATATGGAAGTCGGAGACATGATGAGGCTCGGTGACTCGGGCATGCAGCTGCAGCACTATGAGAATAGCGGCATGGCGGGAAGCATGTTTCAGGGGAATGCGCGTCTGTTCGGCGTTGTTGCCATTCTGTTCATTGCCGGCATTTTATATTATCGGAGAAAAGGTGAGATTCGCGGTTTCTGGATGCAGGCAGGGGCAGGCTTCATGGTCGGTGGAGCTTTGGGCAATGCCATCGACCGTTTTGTATTTGCAAAAGTGACGGATTTCCTCGTATTTCCGTCCGGGCGGGGTATTCTTAACCTGGCTGATGTAGCCATTAATATCGGTGTGGTGCTCCTGGTGATCGGAATGCTCATCCGTGCATTTCAGAGTTACCGGGCCAAGCGATTGCGCAACGCCTTGCCCAAAATTGAACGTCAATAA
- a CDS encoding heme-degrading domain-containing protein: MNLTMIERLKEMQQEEKDLVFRTFDSELALKLGIHLIEEAKRRSQAVTIDVTLRGHRLFLHAMEGTHPDNEDWIRRKNNVVNHFSSSSWHTALRLRSENKTLEQDFGLPSSDFVLAGGGFPLIVEGQGQIGTITVSGLPDEEDHDLVTTGIRTFLSQQG, translated from the coding sequence TTGAATCTAACGATGATAGAGAGACTAAAGGAAATGCAGCAGGAAGAAAAGGATTTGGTATTTCGTACATTCGATTCTGAACTGGCACTAAAGCTTGGAATCCATCTGATTGAGGAGGCGAAACGCCGTTCACAGGCCGTAACCATCGATGTTACCCTCCGTGGCCATCGCCTGTTCCTACATGCGATGGAAGGCACCCATCCGGACAACGAGGATTGGATCCGGCGCAAAAACAACGTGGTAAACCACTTCTCCTCCAGTTCATGGCATACCGCTCTGCGTCTGCGCAGTGAGAATAAAACGCTTGAGCAGGATTTCGGTCTGCCCTCCTCTGACTTTGTACTGGCTGGCGGCGGCTTTCCATTGATTGTGGAGGGTCAGGGACAGATTGGCACAATTACGGTATCGGGTCTGCCCGATGAGGAAGACCACGACCTGGTCACCACCGGAATCCGTACCTTTTTGTCGCAGCAAGGCTAA
- a CDS encoding nucleoside hydrolase, which translates to MRKVIIDTDTAGDDTIAILTALHHFQVEGITITGGNVQFDQEVENALYTVQVAGHGGKVPVYKGCERPLMAYGQAQHRTVEDVHGDDGMGGAHFPKADQRPESGHAVDFIIEKVHANPGEISLLAIAPLTNIAMAIQKDPTIIPEIAHLYIMGGTNNALGNITPAAEYNFYVDPEAAKIVLHAGIPTTMVGWEMCTQYSVMDDDDHAEIAALGTSGADFFTAINKVVMQFNKSVHKLNGTTHPDTLLMAVAADESLMTKSGQYYVDVEAAGELTRGYSVVDINGRFGKEPNVRVCEGIDRPKFKSLLLDVLSAIQ; encoded by the coding sequence ATGAGAAAAGTCATCATTGATACAGATACAGCAGGAGACGATACGATAGCGATCCTGACAGCACTGCACCACTTCCAAGTGGAAGGTATCACGATTACGGGCGGTAACGTCCAATTTGACCAAGAGGTTGAAAATGCCCTGTACACCGTACAGGTTGCTGGACATGGCGGCAAGGTGCCTGTGTACAAAGGGTGCGAACGTCCGCTGATGGCCTACGGGCAGGCTCAGCACCGCACGGTGGAAGATGTGCATGGTGACGATGGCATGGGCGGAGCGCATTTCCCCAAGGCAGATCAGCGTCCCGAAAGCGGCCACGCGGTTGATTTTATCATTGAGAAAGTGCATGCCAATCCCGGAGAGATCTCTCTTCTTGCGATTGCACCCCTGACCAACATTGCGATGGCGATTCAAAAGGACCCGACGATTATTCCAGAGATTGCTCATCTCTATATCATGGGCGGTACGAATAATGCACTGGGCAACATTACGCCAGCGGCGGAGTACAACTTCTACGTTGACCCTGAAGCTGCCAAAATTGTACTGCATGCCGGCATTCCAACAACGATGGTTGGCTGGGAGATGTGTACCCAATATTCCGTTATGGATGATGACGACCATGCAGAAATTGCAGCGCTCGGAACATCCGGAGCCGATTTCTTCACAGCGATCAACAAAGTGGTTATGCAGTTCAACAAGTCAGTACATAAGCTGAATGGAACCACACACCCGGATACACTACTGATGGCGGTAGCAGCAGATGAATCGCTGATGACGAAGTCCGGTCAATATTACGTGGATGTGGAAGCCGCAGGAGAACTGACGCGTGGATACAGCGTGGTGGATATCAACGGACGTTTCGGCAAAGAGCCCAACGTACGCGTATGCGAAGGCATCGATCGCCCGAAATTTAAATCCCTGCTGTTGGATGTCTTATCAGCTATTCAATGA
- a CDS encoding DUF350 domain-containing protein, with protein MDNLGLNLLNVAVGVGILLVVLVCGYFAFSKLTRYNDSEEIAKGNEAAGMYMGSKLLGLCIIVGMVSFSTHSWLDMLLWSVLGIIILCLVYIIFDFLIPKMRVCEEIERGNMAVAQLLRSIIIGVSIVIGTFLM; from the coding sequence ATGGATAATTTGGGATTGAACCTGCTGAATGTGGCGGTGGGTGTCGGCATTCTGCTGGTGGTATTGGTATGTGGGTATTTTGCTTTTAGCAAACTGACCCGGTATAACGATAGTGAGGAAATCGCCAAAGGCAACGAAGCGGCGGGCATGTATATGGGCAGTAAGCTGCTGGGACTGTGCATCATTGTCGGTATGGTGTCCTTCTCCACGCATTCATGGCTGGATATGCTGCTGTGGTCTGTGCTGGGAATCATTATTCTGTGTCTGGTCTATATTATATTTGATTTCCTGATTCCCAAAATGCGTGTATGCGAGGAGATCGAAAGAGGCAATATGGCGGTAGCACAGCTGCTGCGTTCCATTATCATCGGCGTTTCCATCGTCATCGGTACGTTTTTGATGTAA
- a CDS encoding glutathionylspermidine synthase family protein, with translation MRHIHSLPYRHEEVFAGEAGQHVPYHRMYGKQYCIPSLTLYTPEEMQELQRAVVQIDGIYCKVMRFIQQYMPDSFLEQQLGIHPGLIAAARMETVTGGITRQDWIIGEAGFKCIENNTDTPTGIPEAAVLERILVGMAEDKAFRAPSADMDTCIRDCFRGWLESYAEQGLRGPVTFTSFGEHVEDRTNTEYLMKRCQEAGYEVRYAPLEELEIVPGDALYHDGHEIQLLYRLYPLEYLVDDRDETTGVDIGAALLELVQEGRLGLMNPVQHVLMQSKGFMAAIWSLYERNEQTPEYCGFRLFNNAELESISRYLLPTYFEAGPFELESTPYVEKSYWGREGRGTLLLGEGTESNASGAGLDEDEEIAAYYNNQPKIYQQLVPMEQASIRTEDGDYSGYLLTGVFVIGGRFAGVLPRIGEKVTGDMAYYCAAAVNERIG, from the coding sequence ATGAGGCACATCCACTCATTGCCATATCGTCACGAAGAGGTGTTTGCGGGCGAAGCCGGGCAGCATGTCCCGTATCACCGGATGTATGGCAAACAATATTGCATACCCTCACTAACCCTGTATACACCGGAAGAGATGCAGGAATTGCAGCGTGCAGTTGTACAAATCGACGGCATATACTGCAAAGTCATGCGGTTTATCCAGCAGTACATGCCGGATAGCTTTCTGGAACAGCAGCTGGGTATTCATCCAGGGCTCATTGCAGCAGCAAGGATGGAGACGGTGACTGGCGGCATCACGCGTCAGGACTGGATTATCGGTGAGGCCGGATTCAAGTGTATTGAAAATAATACCGACACGCCTACCGGCATACCCGAAGCTGCTGTTCTGGAGCGCATTTTGGTAGGCATGGCTGAAGATAAGGCCTTCAGGGCGCCATCGGCAGATATGGATACCTGTATCCGGGATTGTTTTCGCGGGTGGCTCGAGTCCTATGCCGAGCAGGGGCTGCGAGGGCCGGTGACATTTACTTCATTTGGTGAGCATGTGGAGGATCGGACCAATACGGAGTATCTGATGAAACGCTGCCAGGAGGCCGGATATGAGGTGCGCTATGCTCCTCTGGAGGAGCTCGAGATTGTTCCCGGTGATGCACTATATCATGATGGACATGAGATTCAGCTGCTGTATCGTCTGTATCCGCTGGAGTATCTCGTTGATGACCGGGATGAGACAACAGGTGTGGACATTGGCGCCGCACTGCTTGAGCTGGTACAGGAAGGGCGGCTTGGCCTGATGAACCCCGTACAGCATGTCCTGATGCAGAGCAAAGGCTTCATGGCTGCGATCTGGTCACTCTATGAGCGCAATGAACAGACGCCGGAGTACTGCGGTTTTCGGCTGTTCAACAATGCGGAGCTCGAATCCATTTCGCGGTATCTGCTGCCCACCTATTTCGAAGCAGGACCCTTTGAACTGGAGTCCACACCCTATGTGGAGAAAAGCTATTGGGGCCGTGAGGGCCGAGGTACGCTGCTGCTGGGTGAAGGAACGGAGAGTAATGCGTCAGGAGCAGGACTGGACGAGGATGAAGAAATTGCCGCCTATTATAACAACCAGCCCAAGATCTATCAGCAGCTGGTTCCGATGGAACAGGCAAGCATCCGGACAGAGGACGGGGATTATAGCGGCTATCTGCTTACAGGCGTGTTTGTCATTGGTGGACGTTTTGCCGGTGTACTGCCCCGAATCGGGGAGAAAGTGACCGGAGATATGGCCTATTATTGTGCGGCTGCGGTCAATGAACGTATTGGATGA
- the abc-f gene encoding ribosomal protection-like ABC-F family protein: MMIISAQQLTQYHGAHLVLDGITFEIMEGDKVALIGRNGSGKTTLMRLMARLNQPDEGQLMIKKDTRIGYVAQVPEGLDDYTVLDVLGLGFKDLMECRSRMKEMEQQMSDPNYAADPDQLERLLKRYAALQEQFEREGGYEMDARIDQVADGLDIAKTHYGWRFGSLSGGEQTRVVLASQLIVRPDLLLLDEPTNHLDLERVEWLEGFLREYTGTIVLISHDRYFLDRVVTRTLELEDGEAQTSTGGYTEFMKVKEQRLLQQFEEFKEQQKVMKKMKETIRQLEEWGRIGGNEKFFRRAASMRKALERMEQVKRPVLERRNADFDVRPTDRTGRRVAVIEQVEKAYGERPILRGVSALLEYGDKIALIGRNGSGKTTLFKLLLGEEQPSAGQLEWGARVDVGYLAQQEEPSNPKLSVLEHFRLEAGVEEGEARGILARYLFYGADVFRSVGQLSGGEWTRLRLSLLVHRKPNVLLLDEPTNHLDIASREALEESLVDFEGTVLAISHDRYFVNRIASRVWELENGEMTTYLGDYEAYREKKLDLQARAGAAGQHAVTIAAPPRESAGSKDQRASHQGESGAGKRQSSEQLEQKLARLEAQIQELDHQLELQASSAELEQLWNEREQLSGEYNEMLAQWAEM; this comes from the coding sequence ATGATGATCATTAGTGCGCAACAACTGACTCAATACCACGGAGCACATCTGGTGCTGGACGGCATTACCTTTGAAATTATGGAGGGTGACAAAGTCGCTCTGATTGGCCGCAACGGCAGCGGCAAAACGACACTCATGCGTTTGATGGCCCGGCTGAATCAGCCGGACGAGGGGCAATTGATGATTAAGAAAGATACACGGATCGGTTATGTGGCCCAGGTTCCCGAAGGACTGGATGATTATACGGTGCTGGATGTGCTCGGTCTGGGATTCAAGGATCTGATGGAGTGCCGCAGCCGTATGAAAGAGATGGAGCAGCAGATGTCTGACCCGAATTATGCAGCTGATCCAGACCAATTGGAACGTTTGTTGAAACGATATGCTGCCCTGCAGGAACAGTTTGAACGTGAGGGCGGCTATGAGATGGACGCACGGATTGACCAGGTGGCGGACGGTCTGGATATTGCCAAAACACACTACGGCTGGAGGTTCGGTTCCCTTTCCGGAGGAGAGCAGACCCGCGTCGTGCTTGCTTCACAGCTGATCGTCCGTCCTGATCTGCTGCTGCTGGATGAGCCGACCAACCACCTTGATCTGGAGCGGGTCGAATGGCTGGAAGGCTTTCTTCGGGAATATACGGGTACGATTGTGCTGATCTCCCATGACCGTTATTTTCTGGATCGGGTGGTGACACGGACACTGGAGCTGGAGGATGGCGAAGCGCAAACGTCAACAGGTGGTTATACGGAATTTATGAAGGTGAAGGAACAACGGCTGCTGCAGCAATTTGAGGAGTTCAAAGAGCAGCAGAAGGTCATGAAGAAAATGAAGGAAACGATCCGCCAGTTGGAGGAATGGGGACGCATTGGCGGGAATGAGAAGTTCTTCCGACGGGCCGCTTCGATGCGCAAAGCACTGGAGCGGATGGAGCAGGTGAAGCGGCCTGTGCTGGAGCGGCGCAATGCTGATTTCGATGTACGTCCTACAGACCGCACGGGACGCCGCGTGGCGGTGATCGAACAGGTGGAGAAGGCCTATGGAGAACGTCCGATCCTGCGCGGCGTTTCAGCGCTGCTTGAATACGGGGACAAAATTGCCCTGATTGGCCGAAACGGTTCAGGCAAGACCACATTGTTCAAGCTGCTGCTTGGAGAGGAGCAGCCGTCTGCCGGTCAGCTTGAATGGGGAGCACGCGTGGATGTTGGCTATCTGGCCCAACAAGAGGAGCCTTCCAATCCGAAACTGAGCGTACTTGAACACTTCCGTCTGGAGGCTGGCGTGGAAGAAGGCGAAGCACGTGGCATTCTGGCCAGATACCTGTTCTACGGGGCAGACGTATTCCGCTCGGTAGGGCAGCTATCCGGGGGAGAATGGACTCGCCTACGGTTATCTCTGCTGGTGCATCGTAAGCCAAACGTACTGCTGCTGGATGAGCCAACCAACCACCTGGATATCGCTTCTAGAGAAGCGCTGGAAGAGTCGCTGGTTGACTTTGAAGGTACAGTGCTAGCCATCTCTCACGATCGCTACTTCGTGAACCGTATTGCTTCACGTGTCTGGGAACTGGAGAATGGGGAGATGACCACTTATCTCGGGGACTATGAAGCTTACCGGGAGAAAAAGCTTGATTTGCAAGCTCGTGCAGGTGCGGCAGGTCAGCATGCCGTTACGATTGCAGCACCGCCTCGCGAAAGTGCCGGATCTAAGGATCAGCGTGCTTCTCATCAAGGGGAGAGCGGAGCCGGGAAAAGACAGTCGTCCGAGCAGCTCGAACAGAAGCTGGCTCGTCTTGAGGCACAGATTCAGGAGCTTGACCATCAGCTTGAATTGCAGGCAAGCTCTGCCGAGCTGGAACAGCTGTGGAACGAGCGCGAGCAGCTGTCGGGTGAATACAACGAGATGCTGGCCCAGTGGGCTGAGATGTGA
- a CDS encoding YesK family protein has translation MKGLIILILLIWIALLFFGWLIYRLQGRQMTWAQYILPCVAVLGGATIIMISVDIGGWNGIGYALIGVSLMTSGLLTLITIIIVDVVMRRRRRN, from the coding sequence GTGAAAGGTCTTATTATATTGATACTCCTTATTTGGATCGCATTGCTGTTCTTTGGATGGCTCATCTATCGATTGCAAGGTCGGCAGATGACATGGGCCCAATATATTCTGCCTTGTGTGGCGGTGTTGGGCGGAGCAACTATTATCATGATTAGTGTAGATATTGGCGGCTGGAACGGGATTGGATATGCCCTAATAGGAGTGTCTCTCATGACTTCTGGTCTGCTCACGCTGATTACGATCATTATTGTGGATGTGGTTATGCGGCGACGCAGAAGGAACTAA
- a CDS encoding ketose-bisphosphate aldolase, which yields MLITMKELLKVAKEHKFAVGAFNVADSTFLRAVIEEAEHSNSPAIIAIHPTELEFLTDEFFAYASQRAHASHVPLVIHLDHGGSIADIIRAIKCGFTSVMIDGSLLPYEDNVAITKQAVEIAHAVGVSVEGELGTIGQTGNSIEGGVSVVTYTDPAQAEDFVARTGIDTLAVAIGTAHGIYPKHIKPELQMDILREINQLVDIPLVLHGGSANPDQEVSDSVQLGICKINISSDMKYSYFKKAREILSTTELWDPNAIYPECIAEAQSVIRYKMNLFNSVGKADLYKGLRYEQRQAESVSLY from the coding sequence ATGTTGATTACGATGAAGGAATTGCTTAAGGTAGCCAAAGAACACAAATTCGCGGTAGGAGCATTTAACGTGGCGGACAGTACATTTTTGAGAGCGGTTATTGAGGAGGCGGAACATTCCAATTCACCGGCCATAATTGCCATCCATCCTACGGAACTTGAATTTTTGACCGATGAATTTTTCGCATATGCCAGCCAGCGTGCACATGCCAGCCATGTTCCACTGGTTATCCATCTCGATCATGGGGGGTCCATTGCTGATATCATCCGGGCGATCAAGTGTGGATTTACTTCCGTCATGATTGATGGTTCTCTGCTCCCTTATGAAGACAATGTGGCTATTACAAAACAAGCGGTGGAGATTGCACACGCCGTCGGCGTATCTGTTGAAGGGGAATTGGGAACGATTGGGCAGACCGGTAACTCTATCGAAGGCGGCGTATCGGTGGTCACTTACACGGATCCGGCTCAGGCGGAAGATTTTGTGGCACGTACGGGTATCGACACATTGGCAGTGGCCATCGGTACAGCCCATGGCATATATCCCAAACATATTAAACCGGAGCTGCAAATGGATATCCTAAGAGAAATCAATCAATTGGTAGACATTCCTCTCGTTCTTCACGGGGGATCCGCAAACCCCGATCAGGAGGTCTCGGACTCCGTTCAGCTGGGCATTTGTAAAATCAATATTTCCAGCGATATGAAATATTCATACTTCAAAAAAGCTCGTGAAATTTTAAGCACAACGGAATTATGGGACCCTAATGCCATTTATCCGGAATGTATTGCCGAGGCCCAGAGCGTCATTCGCTATAAAATGAATCTGTTCAATTCGGTCGGCAAAGCGGATTTATACAAGGGACTGCGTTATGAACAACGCCAGGCTGAAAGTGTAAGCCTTTACTGA
- a CDS encoding PTS fructose transporter subunit IIC, whose translation MSAKSNHAGSVIKGHLLTGISYMIPLIVASGLCIALGQILGGADVGKAEGTIPYMINQIGGWGMGLVVPLICAAIAYSISDRPGIAPGLIVGFICSQIQAGFIGGMLGGFLVGYVVLGIRKYVKLPKSMQGLMPVLVIPFLATLISGLCIFLVIGQPIVWLQGSLTHVLESMQGGSKFALGAILGLMATFDFGGPVNKTMSLFADGMLVQGIYGPEAVKFVGSIIPPLGITLSYFLTRNKYTAAEKESLKAAFPMGICMVTEGVIPIAARDLIRVVTSCVIGSAVAGGLIMIWGVEAPVPHGGLFVVPLFTHPWLFMTALLIGTGICGITLSLLKKPVTAVDEEFDDTEDESVSFDDIVFKVE comes from the coding sequence ATGAGCGCAAAATCCAATCACGCAGGTTCAGTAATCAAAGGCCATCTGTTAACAGGAATTTCCTACATGATTCCTTTGATCGTTGCTTCAGGGCTGTGTATCGCGCTGGGTCAAATTTTAGGAGGAGCCGATGTGGGTAAGGCGGAAGGTACCATTCCGTATATGATTAACCAGATCGGCGGTTGGGGAATGGGGCTGGTTGTACCTTTAATTTGCGCAGCGATTGCTTATTCGATCTCCGACCGTCCCGGAATTGCTCCAGGATTAATTGTTGGTTTTATATGCAGTCAGATTCAAGCGGGATTCATCGGTGGGATGTTGGGAGGATTTCTGGTGGGTTATGTCGTTCTCGGTATCCGAAAATATGTGAAGCTGCCTAAGTCCATGCAGGGATTAATGCCCGTTCTCGTTATTCCGTTTCTGGCTACGTTGATTTCCGGTTTATGTATCTTCCTTGTTATTGGTCAGCCGATTGTCTGGCTGCAAGGCAGCCTCACCCATGTGCTTGAATCGATGCAGGGGGGTTCCAAATTTGCACTCGGGGCCATTCTGGGCTTAATGGCTACCTTTGACTTCGGAGGACCTGTTAATAAAACGATGTCACTGTTTGCTGATGGAATGTTGGTCCAAGGTATCTATGGGCCTGAGGCTGTCAAGTTTGTGGGGTCCATTATTCCACCACTGGGGATTACCCTATCTTATTTCCTGACGAGAAACAAATATACAGCAGCAGAAAAGGAATCGTTAAAGGCCGCATTTCCAATGGGAATATGTATGGTTACGGAGGGAGTAATTCCGATTGCGGCAAGGGACCTGATCCGGGTGGTGACTTCCTGCGTCATCGGCTCAGCGGTAGCTGGTGGACTGATTATGATCTGGGGCGTTGAGGCTCCAGTGCCACACGGGGGATTATTCGTTGTACCTCTCTTCACGCATCCATGGCTGTTTATGACCGCTCTCCTCATTGGAACGGGGATTTGTGGAATAACCTTATCTCTGTTAAAGAAGCCAGTAACGGCCGTGGATGAAGAATTCGACGACACTGAAGATGAAAGCGTAAGCTTCGATGACATTGTGTTCAAAGTTGAGTAA
- a CDS encoding PTS fructose transporter subunit IIB yields MNIVAVAACTAGIAHTYIAKEKLIKGAKARGHEIKVETQGTIGTENELSREEIRAADIVIVAADIKIGGEERFKGKRVIRVKTETVIKAPIKFIEKVEQSLGVSS; encoded by the coding sequence ATGAACATTGTAGCCGTAGCCGCATGCACTGCTGGTATTGCCCACACGTATATTGCCAAGGAAAAATTGATCAAAGGGGCGAAAGCCCGCGGACATGAGATAAAAGTGGAGACCCAAGGCACCATAGGAACTGAAAACGAGCTTTCCAGGGAAGAGATCAGAGCTGCTGATATTGTCATTGTGGCTGCAGATATCAAAATCGGTGGAGAAGAACGGTTCAAAGGCAAACGGGTTATCCGAGTGAAAACCGAAACGGTCATTAAAGCCCCGATTAAATTCATTGAAAAGGTGGAGCAGTCTTTAGGGGTATCCTCATAA
- a CDS encoding PTS sugar transporter subunit IIA, giving the protein MDITKIINERLIKLDLKARTKDEAIEELADLLEKDGALSSKEEFIKDVYLREEEGQTGLENHVAIPHGKSAAVLKTSLTIGRTEHPLEWETLDGKPVHVVILFAVRLVDRNTTHMKLLVQVASMLADEEVLERLMHEPDPAQIMELFARRESVS; this is encoded by the coding sequence ATGGATATAACCAAGATTATCAACGAACGGTTGATTAAGCTGGATCTAAAAGCAAGAACCAAGGATGAAGCCATCGAGGAACTGGCAGATTTGCTGGAAAAGGATGGCGCCCTTTCCTCCAAGGAAGAGTTTATCAAGGACGTTTATTTAAGAGAGGAAGAAGGTCAGACCGGCCTGGAGAATCATGTTGCGATTCCTCATGGCAAATCGGCGGCTGTCCTCAAAACCTCGCTCACCATCGGGCGGACAGAACACCCACTTGAATGGGAAACCCTGGACGGCAAACCTGTCCATGTCGTTATTTTGTTTGCCGTACGGCTTGTGGACCGGAATACAACCCACATGAAGCTGTTGGTCCAGGTTGCCAGTATGCTTGCTGATGAAGAGGTATTGGAACGTTTGATGCATGAGCCTGATCCGGCCCAGATTATGGAGCTGTTTGCCCGTAGGGAGAGCGTATCGTAG